The Vitis vinifera cultivar Pinot Noir 40024 chromosome 18, ASM3070453v1 region ATTTCCTCTTTCCTTAAAAGACTTTCTTCATATTTGAAGTTGAAAGCTAGCTTATTTATATGTGTCCATGCTTTTTGGTCGTGGACCTATGCTTTTATCGCTCTCCATGGTGATGGCATTGAAAGTCTACTTTTACCCAAAATAACCAATGCGAAAAACAACTTCATAGTATGTGTATAGGCATATAGAAGGTggattttttttacttcctaTTATCCCTTCTTATTTCAACATGTGTATCCCACTTAAAGAGATATCAAAGCCACTCACAGGTACCCTCATGTTTTACATCCAATGCTCACTTCATCTTCTAGCTTCAAAGTAGAGTTCAACAAGTGAAAGGGGGTGATTAGTGATTATCCAGCGGGTCATCCACTCCAGAAGGAAAACTTTGAGAGACTTTATTAGACCGAGTGacaaacttcaaaaatttcactaaACTTCTTATATTCTTGTTGCTAATCAGACAAAAGTATTCGGTTATTGGGGAAAAATCAATATACTTCTAATGTCAAATCAGGATCAACTAGGATAGAAATAAAGCATTGGGTCGAACTCTTCTTTGGTGTCAAGGTAATAACTATGAATAGTCATCGACTCCCGGGAAAGGGTAGAAGAATGGGACCTATTATGGGACATACAATGCATTACAGACGTATGATCATTACGTTTCAATCGGGTTATTCTATTCCACCTCTTAGAAAAGAACTTAAATCAGCTTTGTAATTGTTTATTTATCCatatttggtttttcttctttcatttttcctcttgttctttaattttggCGTTTTTTATAGTTCCAAGTTATCTGATATTCTGAATTACGccagtaattaaaaataaaatataaaatcctCCCTTCACTGTTTgcaatatatatgtatataatttcAAGTCTCAAGTCTGAGATGAATGATATAGGACCAGAACATTGGAAATTGAACTTCCGTGTTGAACATGGTTCTTAAAATTTAGCTAAATGCTTGTGAATATCTGGTAAAAATACCCCGAACTTGAGTTGGATCAATATTTGGGGTGGATAGATTTTGAACATTTAACTCTACGGTAGATTCTCCAAATTCAGACAGAAAACATTGTTCTTTTGTCTCAAATCTAGACCATGCCGCATTCCTAAATCCATGATTTCAAACTTTGAATAAACACACTCTAGCTTTTTGTCGGCGGGTCACAAGGAATCTGCATGTACAAAAACAAAACAGCTGGTTAGGATTGAGAAATGAGGTTAAAACCTTGGATAACTTTTACCAGATAGGACGGTCACATTACCAGTAACTCTCCAAAGTTCACACTTTTACTTGACATGCCTACCATACTGTGTGTTCATGCTTGATTGAAGATGATGAAAGTAGATTGATGTGGATGTCTACACTCTCGTATCATGCGTGTGTGTGATTCTGATTTGTTTAGGTGTAACAGTGCCCACCGATTGCGCTTGTTGGGTCCCATTCACCCTCCACTTTGTTCATTGTTAGCTCTTTCCTCCTAACACCACGACACATAATATCATGCGCCTTGTTTGGTTTCGAGGTTGcatatttcaaattcaattttatagcgctatcattattattattattattattatgggcGGGGAAACTCTTGGATTTGCCTTTTGGTTTAATGGCCCTATAATTTAAAGATTAGTGaattaagattttaaatttagtgATATGAGtgtgttttatttctatttttttggcGCAATGATTGCACATGGGGCTGCCCACGCGTTTATCCAGTTGGGGTACACTCATTGTGTTGCCTAAACCTCATGATTGAGTTAAGCcgatttgtttttgtttctcttcttttctaaTAAAGAGTATTGGCCATGTAACAAATATGATCACATATTTTCTTAGCCTggaaattattttacttttgaaagaaaaatccaTTTCAGCTTCACCTTTATTCCTTTAATGGTTAAATAATTGGAAGCAGCATTAGACACTTGGTTTCTAGTTATTTccatttagttaaaaaaaaaaaaaaacttcaactCAACACTTCATGTTTGAAGTAAAGTTAAAGCAAAGTTAAAAGTGGTAATAATTCCATCAATATATAAACAAATCTAAATGGGTCTGTGGGACCCTTGTTATATAGTTGTGATTGATGAAGTCTTTAGTCCTTcattattatgtttggtttatgCTTTTACTTTAGTTTGTGTAGGTGAAATTGCTGGATAAACGTGGCTGACCAAAACGAAAGTCTATGTTTGACCTCCTAATTCTATATAAGTGCTGAATTGGATACATATATACTCATACTATCTCATTCACACCCACCATCGCTTTATCTTCATTCTTCTACTTTAAATCATTTCCCCCCCTTCAAAACTATATAATGGTCAAAAGTTGAGGCTCGTCACTCCACCGGGCTATATATACGTATGAGCTTGACCATGTGTTTAGCCTTCATTGATGTGACAAAAGGGGTttatagaaaaatgtttttcccaaaattataggaaaaaatgggaatttgttatttatatgaAATCTTGTTTTGAAAAGTAAATACGTGGtgaaatgtttcaaaaaaaataccCAAGGGGAGGAAGAAGCCATGCACGTGGGAGACTAAAAGTTGGAACAGGAACAGGAACAGAAGCTCCAAACATGATATTGGAttattccaaagaaaaaaagtaaggaAAAGGCAGGAATGAGGGTCCCTTCGTCTTCACTCGCCACATGCAGATTTGgaggaaaaaataaacatgagCATGTGAGAATCAGACACGGTAACAATAGCCCGTCATGCCCCTTGGACCCCACCACCGACACCCACTTCTCCAATTCTCCTCCCctttccttccctttttctccttattttccCTCCATTTCCCTCTCACTATCTTCCTCTGTACCGCACTTTAAATATACACCATCCGTCCTCATTCACTACCCTTCTTTCTCCTTTAAAATCCTCTCCCACTTGCAACTCCCCACCATCACCATCGCTCAAGAAATGGCCCTGAATTCTTTCCGGGCCTTTCTATCTATCTTTTCTCTCCTCTTCACCATTGTCGCCGCTGAAGATCCCTACAGATTCTTCACCTGGAATGTCACATTCGGCGACATTTATCCTCTTGGTGTTCGTCAACAGGTCTGTTATCTaaatttgcttctttttttgCGTAAGAATCAGCTGGATTGATGGTACATTTACCTAGATTCTGTTGATCTTGTTCCTGATTCACATCAAAACCAACAAGTTCATGGCTGATCTGTTGTAGGGAATCTTGATCAATGGCCAATTCCCAGGTCCTGATATCTACTCCGTTACCAACGATAATCTCATTATCAACGTCTACAACAGCTTGACTGAGCCTTTTCTACTCTCCTGGTAAGctttctttttccccttttcacCCTGCCTAAGTTATCGGAAAAATGCTGTGGCCAGTTGCCGGACTACTCCTAGTCTTCCCGCCTAAAAGCGCGTGGAAGCAATAAAAACAATGATCTGGCCACAGCTATTCCCAATTTTCCTAGAATGAAGAATCTTCAGATTTCTGATTCTGAGAATGACTGGTTGCTTTAGTACTTCTCTGGTTTTTTTCTCGGCAAATGTGAATACTACTCTTAACATTTCCATGTGCCGAACCTTGTTTCACATCCACCTAATGTGATGTGTTTGGTTCTTTTCTCGTTAAATTCTGTACCCAATCTTCACATGAATATACAATAGGATAAATAAAAATCGGCTAATCTAGATTTACTGTAAGGcgttttttcaactttttgatTAGTTTTTGACACATTAGCCTGGTGTTTGTTCTTGTTCACAGTCAAGCCACCATTGATGACTAATAAGTAAATAGCCATTCtgtataaagaaaaagaaagcaactTCTAACAGCGATTGATAATGGCAATGTATAAGAAACACACATTAAATGGCTTGTGGAgcttacccttttttttttctctttttattctttcaagATGTATGGCTAGAATCCTAAATATTTGTGAAAAGGAATTTACTTTATTAAGGCAGAGGATTAGCAATTAGTGGGTCCGTTTACTGATTTAGTTAAACCCCTACTTAGAAATTTAGTTGAACTCTGCATCATCATACTTTTGCCATTCAACTAACGAAAATATTCGACATCATTAGTTTCTCTTGTATATGCCACCTCATTTAACTCACTAACTCAGTGAGTTAATAGATGAAGTtctttacaatatatatatattttggaaaGATTGGATCATCTTATTTATGTTAAATAAGAGAGAAATGGGATGATAAATGTGTCTTTCtattagttttattattattattattattaaacacaGTGATGAAGGTGGGTTTTAAACCAGGAATCATTTAGCTTATATTTGTAAATGAATTTGAGGgtaacttaataaattatgagCAAGTAatggaattcattattttaaaaatcatttataattaatttttttagtatttatgaATTATTGATGGTCTGGTGCGGCTGAGGGGAAATCAATCCAGCTGCTTCACAATAAAATTTGACTTGTCAGCTGTCAGCGTCCAACAGAGGGTGTCATAAAACAGGaaggagaataaaaaaatattaatttaaattagataattaattagagatttttattgaaatatatgtatatttcataAAATGCAGGAGTGGCGTTCAACAGAGGAGGAACTCGTACGAAGATGGTGTGTACGGAACGACATGCCCAATCCCTCCGGGGAGGAACTTCACCTACATTCTCCAAGTGAAGGACCAAATCGGAAGCTTCTTCTACTTCCCTTCTCTTGATTTCCACAAGGCCGCCGGCGGTTTCGGCGGCATCCGAATCCTCAGCCGCCCTAGAATCCCTGTCCCCTTCCCCGATCCCGCCGGCGACATCACCGTCCTCATCGGAGATTGGTACAAAGCAAATCACACGGTACTCATTCTTGCTCTActctctcttttcaatttctaaagccaaatgttgttttttaaaataattttaaaaatagtttttgtctGTAGTTTTTTTTAAACGGTTTTATAATGTTGGTAGAATAAAAGTTTGATTGTaaatctaaataatttttaaaaataaataaaaaaattaaaatatattttaaaaattcaaaacaaaaaataaaaatatttttttattatcaaatggattttcagtgtttttttattttgaaaaacaaaaaataattctaaaaaaccGTTCCCAAATTGTCCTAAAAGTAATTAACGATTTCCTGATTggttattaaatataaaaaataaccatatttttagtttttaagaaattacattattaaattaaagTGACGGTGGGATGACaagaattatttatattattattattatttttgcttttgtcTGATTCCTCTCTAATTAATCTCACTTACAATAAAACAAATTGAAGGCTCGTGAACaacttaaaagtaaaataattttaattttatcatttaaagtatttttccGCGGTATAATAGAAGTGGGGTCAGGAGtgttaattatatatatatatattgtttttctctttttttcttttttgggaatTGGGACGCTGTGTTAGTAGTGTCGGCAACATATGGGGGTTTGTTAAGTGATAATAAACGTATTGACTTTTTGACGCCAGTACTCTTGCCAGCTGGATCTCTTAATGGGTTGGGGCCAAACGacctttttcaaaatgattagAATTGTAGGGCAGGGACAGCTCATTTGGACTGCCAACAAAAATGGTAGCACTAATGATTGATTAATTTCACCATTTTTCACATGGTGGGTTCACTTCACTgctgaaaatattttatcacaaGGAGAGGATATTCCctctaaaatatttcaaaattatcgactaatttgatataaaaattataaaattatgtaccattaaattcaataaaatgtAACTTCTGAAAAGTGAATTCGCATGCCTTTTTGCAGAGACTGGGCCACCAATGTACCCTTGCTGGTAGACCCAATTGACAATTGGTGAATCCTAGCCaatgatattaaataaaaacaaacaaagaaacaaatggaattttttgtttttgttttttttttctcaatgtgcTAACTGGGTCCTGGTGGGCTTATCGGCTAGTGCTTTTTTCAAGTCATGCATGTgcattaaataattattattttttttaaaaaggacgAATTTATTGGTTAGCTTTATTCAGTCTGGAATGTATGGGGTTTGGTGAAGGCCCATCAATAGAACAGAGATGGGTAATTTGGTCACTGTACTGGACATGTATGTATGCGTATGGGGTCCCCTTACATTCAAGTTTACAGCTGGTCCTCACTTATCAATTTGGTACTGACCCATTAATGGGCATTGTGTGTGCTTTATAGACACTGAAGGCCATTCTAGACCGGGGTAAGAAGCTTCATTTTCCAGATGGGATCCTCATCAACGGCCGTGGTCCCAATGGAGTCTCTTTCACTGTGGAGCAAGGTGATCCATTACTATGTTACATTTATCTGCAATCAGTTGTGTGTGTGTATACATGATCTTATAATTCTCAGTCATatctcacatatatatatatatatatactttaaaTCTGGATTTCGTTTGGACTGaagatttaattatttgtttactTTTATTCTGTTTAACTCAAAATGGGGAAAGCAAGGAATGGGTAATCCCATCCTATGGTTGCATTAGGGTGTGGTGAGGGAGAAAAGTTTCAAATGATGAGGTGGTTTGAGATTCTATTTGTATATTGAATTCTTGGCTGATACTGTACATATGGTGCGTTACCAAATACAGGAAAAACATACAGGTTCAGGATATCAAATGTTGGGCTGCAAAATTCACTCAACTTCCGGATTCAAGATCACAAGATGGTGTTGGTTGAAGTGGAGGGAACACATACTCTCCAAACTACCTATTCCTCCCTTGATGTTCATGTTGGACAGTCCTACTCTGTGCTAGTGACTGCTGATCAGCCTGCCCAGGACTTCTACATTGTGGTCTCAACACGGTTCACCTCTCAGGTCCTCACCACCACCGGTATTCTCCGATACAGCAACTCTGCTGGTCCAGTCTCAGGCCCACCCCCAGGTGGACCCACCATCCAAATTGACTGGTCCCTTAACCAGGCTCGCTCTATCAGGTATGTAGTTCTTGCCGATTATTAATGCTCTCCTTTAATAGTGAAGTTTCCCTCTAGGCAAACAGGGTCGTCTGGGGTCACCTAATTCAGGCACCACTTTATGACAAATGTAATTATCTAAATTATGTGTCATTTCAGGACTAATCTTACAGCAAGTGGACCAAGGCCTAACCCACAAGGCTCTTACCACTATGGTATGATCACCACCTCCAGAACAATCAGGCTTGCAAGCTCTGCTGGTCAGGTCAATGGCAAGCAAAGATATGCTGTTAATAGTGTATCCTATGTCCCAGGGGACACACCCCTAAAAGTTGCAGACTTCTTCAAGATTGGAGGAGTTTTCCGTGTTGGAAGCATATCAGACAATCCTACTGGGGGAGGAGTATACCTTGATACTTCAGTTATGGGAGCTGACTTCAGAGCATTCGTAGAAATTGTGTTTGAAAATCCTGAGGACATCATACAGAGCTGGCACATCGATGGCTACTCTTTCTTTGTAGTCGGGTAAGACCATGAGTCATTCTTCAAACACCTTGTTAACTCTGTCCTGACCAATTTTTCTGTTGAAATCTTACTGTCAGTTCAGTCTATTCATCAACTGTTCATCGCATTGTGACTcccttttaatatatatgaatgCTTTGAAATGCAGAATGGATGGAGGATTGTGGACAGCAAATAGTAGGAACCAGTACAATCTCCGTGATGCAGTTGCCCGTTCCACTACTCAGGTGATGAAA contains the following coding sequences:
- the LOC100252389 gene encoding L-ascorbate oxidase homolog encodes the protein MALNSFRAFLSIFSLLFTIVAAEDPYRFFTWNVTFGDIYPLGVRQQGILINGQFPGPDIYSVTNDNLIINVYNSLTEPFLLSWSGVQQRRNSYEDGVYGTTCPIPPGRNFTYILQVKDQIGSFFYFPSLDFHKAAGGFGGIRILSRPRIPVPFPDPAGDITVLIGDWYKANHTTLKAILDRGKKLHFPDGILINGRGPNGVSFTVEQGKTYRFRISNVGLQNSLNFRIQDHKMVLVEVEGTHTLQTTYSSLDVHVGQSYSVLVTADQPAQDFYIVVSTRFTSQVLTTTGILRYSNSAGPVSGPPPGGPTIQIDWSLNQARSIRTNLTASGPRPNPQGSYHYGMITTSRTIRLASSAGQVNGKQRYAVNSVSYVPGDTPLKVADFFKIGGVFRVGSISDNPTGGGVYLDTSVMGADFRAFVEIVFENPEDIIQSWHIDGYSFFVVGMDGGLWTANSRNQYNLRDAVARSTTQVYPKSWTAIYVALDNVGMWNVRSEFWARQYLGQQFYLRVYSPVESIRDEFPIPKNALLCGKASGRRTRPL